The Actinomycetota bacterium genome has a window encoding:
- a CDS encoding ResA-like WAxxUGC motif-containing protein has product HGRWARGPDTAAGRARASAEAPELELPDRHGEAFRLSSLRGLKVLLLAWASWUGCRFDLPVWQELHTELRPKGLEIVTIALDVGGIDVAKPFIERAAPEHPSLIDQAHSLDELFGVVNVPTGIWIDEAGMIVRPPEAAWPGKAMFRKMIPKELPPDTDPWVVKALQITSKIPTTPEKYVAALRDWVERGSESPHALSPDEVRARSRPRPPEVGLAAAHFELGQHLHRAGFPDDAVPHFREAHRLQPDNWTYKRQAWSFADPLQRPNDVYEGDWAGDVERAGPENYYALPDF; this is encoded by the coding sequence AGCACGGCCGGTGGGCGCGCGGGCCCGACACCGCCGCAGGACGCGCGCGCGCGAGCGCCGAAGCCCCCGAGCTCGAGCTCCCGGATCGGCACGGCGAAGCGTTCCGCCTCTCGTCGCTGCGCGGCTTGAAGGTGCTGCTGCTCGCCTGGGCCTCGTGGTGAGGGTGTCGCTTCGACCTGCCCGTGTGGCAGGAATTGCACACCGAGCTCCGGCCGAAGGGCCTCGAGATCGTCACGATCGCGCTCGACGTTGGCGGCATCGACGTCGCGAAGCCGTTCATCGAACGCGCCGCGCCTGAACATCCGTCGCTGATCGACCAAGCCCACTCGCTCGACGAGCTCTTCGGCGTCGTGAACGTGCCGACCGGCATCTGGATCGACGAGGCCGGGATGATCGTGCGCCCGCCCGAGGCCGCGTGGCCCGGCAAGGCCATGTTCCGGAAGATGATCCCGAAGGAGCTTCCTCCCGACACCGATCCGTGGGTCGTCAAGGCGCTCCAGATAACGAGCAAGATCCCGACCACGCCGGAGAAGTACGTCGCGGCGCTTCGCGATTGGGTCGAGCGAGGATCCGAGAGTCCGCACGCCCTTTCGCCCGACGAGGTACGAGCGCGATCACGTCCCCGGCCGCCCGAGGTCGGTCTCGCCGCCGCGCATTTCGAGCTCGGCCAGCATCTCCATCGCGCTGGGTTCCCCGACGATGCGGTACCGCACTTCCGGGAGGCGCACCGGCTCCAGCCCGACAACTGGACCTACAAGCGCCAAGCATGGTCGTTCGCCGACCCGCTCCAGCGGCCCAACGACGTCTACGAAGGCGACTGGGCCGGCGACGTCGAGAGGGCCGGGCCCGAGAACTACTACGCGCTGCCGGACTTCTGA
- the pafA gene encoding Pup--protein ligase: MERRIFGLENEYGVTCTFRGQRRLSPDEVARYLFRRVVSWGRSSNVFLENGARLYLDVGSHPEYATPECDDILDLVAHDKAGERILEGLLAAAEHRLHEEGISGDIYLFKNNTDSAGNSYGCHENYLVSRYGEFQKLADILIPFFVTRQVFAGAGKVLQTPRGALFCLAQRAEHIWEGVSSATTRSRPIINTRDEPHADAERYRRLHVIVGDSNMSEYTMLMKIGATDLILRMVEEGTVMRDLTLENPIRAIREISHDITCRRRVKLASGREMSAIEIQMEYFDRARKFVDRRGINGFATRILGMWEEALKLLEAQDLDPLEGKLDWVTKLKLIESYRSSRNLTLAHPKIALMDLAYHDVNRKRGLYYLLQRRGLMERAVDEARIETAMREPPQTTRARLRGEFIKTAKERRRDFTVDWVHLKLNDQAQRTVLCKDPFKAHDERVEKLIALM; this comes from the coding sequence GTGGAACGCCGCATATTCGGGCTCGAGAACGAGTACGGCGTTACCTGTACGTTCCGCGGCCAGCGCCGCCTTTCCCCCGACGAGGTCGCCCGCTACCTCTTCCGCCGGGTCGTCTCATGGGGCCGTTCATCGAATGTCTTCCTCGAGAACGGCGCTCGTCTCTACCTCGACGTCGGATCACACCCCGAGTACGCGACGCCCGAATGCGACGACATCCTGGATCTGGTCGCGCACGACAAGGCGGGTGAGCGGATCCTCGAGGGGCTGCTCGCCGCCGCCGAACATCGGCTCCACGAGGAGGGCATCTCCGGCGACATCTACCTGTTCAAGAACAACACCGATTCGGCCGGCAACTCCTACGGCTGCCACGAGAACTATCTCGTCTCGCGCTACGGCGAGTTCCAGAAGCTCGCGGACATCCTGATCCCGTTCTTCGTCACCCGGCAGGTCTTCGCCGGGGCCGGGAAGGTCCTTCAAACGCCGCGCGGCGCCCTGTTCTGTCTCGCGCAGCGTGCCGAGCACATCTGGGAGGGCGTCTCCAGCGCCACGACGCGGAGCAGGCCGATCATCAACACGCGCGACGAGCCGCACGCCGACGCCGAGCGCTACCGCCGGCTCCATGTGATCGTCGGCGACTCCAATATGAGCGAGTACACGATGCTCATGAAGATCGGCGCGACCGACCTCATCCTCCGCATGGTGGAGGAGGGAACCGTGATGCGCGATCTGACCCTCGAGAACCCGATCCGTGCGATCCGCGAGATCTCGCACGACATCACCTGCCGTCGCCGCGTGAAGCTCGCGAGCGGCCGTGAGATGTCGGCGATCGAGATCCAGATGGAGTACTTCGACCGGGCGCGCAAGTTCGTCGACCGCCGCGGCATCAACGGATTCGCGACGCGAATCCTCGGGATGTGGGAGGAGGCGCTGAAGCTCCTCGAAGCCCAAGATCTCGATCCGCTCGAGGGGAAGCTCGACTGGGTCACCAAGCTCAAGCTCATCGAGTCGTACCGGTCGTCGCGCAACTTGACGCTCGCACATCCGAAGATCGCGCTCATGGACCTCGCGTACCACGACGTGAACCGCAAGCGCGGGCTCTACTACCTGCTCCAGCGCCGTGGCTTGATGGAGCGTGCGGTCGACGAAGCTCGGATCGAGACGGCGATGCGCGAGCCGCCGCAGACCACCCGGGCGCGGCTTCGCGGTGAGTTCATCAAGACTGCGAAGGAGCGCCGCCGCGATTTCACGGTGGACTGGGTGCATCTGAAGCTGAACGATCAGGCGCAGCGCACCGTGCTCTGTAAGGATCCGTTCAAGGCGCACGACGAGCGCGTCGAGAAACTGATCGCGCTGATGTAA
- a CDS encoding CehA/McbA family metallohydrolase: protein MDRSRTALSLAVATLALVAMPARLPAATGYDVYFAGMHNHTGYSDGVPGTIPADAYATARANGLDIMTTSEHSEGFDVPVTLSEQCLPTEGGTLVECLLADGANSIRKWDANQEQAEAATDTSYVALRGFEWTSDVFDHINVYFSAAYTNAKIDGGYLTMDTFWKWLLTNKDAIATFNHPGDKGDSTWNDFAYVPDADFRMAGIEVFNGGKTKDYFESGHIARALDNGWHLGLVGAQDTHTDDWGDPSSYARTGFLLPALSAVAVRDAMLARRFYATTDADLELSFTADGEPMGARLNRPVGQNVTLTVGAADPDGEPVSKVELFTSGGALAGSASGAPATFTVTSGWGEAWYLARVTQADGEEAYSSPIWIGANSHAGGEWLAGDLHVHTQNGHDTCATPTTKVGGASCDEPWTWSFSPAERIALAKERGLDYLAITDHNNILSQSDPAWAAEEALDELILVPAYENSLPGHAQMLGAEKCYPGPTTDDEGIQVCTRDSSFAGVIAARDALRADGGAFQINHPGDRDWFEEFGHQILPDAVEVWNIGVWAWQPPAPSANDNDFSLEFYDGFLDAGYRVAATGGSDSHWRLTSPVQGVGQPSTWIFSSGRTWQDLTAGIRAGHTFVSWQPPAYLGPRLYLEADADGNGTFESIAGDLVPAGSPMRVRADGALPGSFVRLVTTGGAREESLLGAEGILEFTTSSPWVRAELVLPDAEAQRESLCDPLVGEQTTLCRNRLVILALTSPIYQAP, encoded by the coding sequence GTGGATCGCTCCCGAACCGCTCTCTCGCTGGCCGTCGCCACCCTGGCACTCGTCGCCATGCCCGCCCGGCTTCCGGCGGCTACCGGGTACGACGTCTATTTCGCGGGCATGCACAACCACACCGGGTACTCCGACGGCGTGCCGGGCACCATCCCGGCGGATGCCTACGCCACCGCCCGGGCGAACGGCCTGGACATCATGACGACCTCCGAGCACTCGGAGGGCTTCGACGTGCCGGTCACGCTCTCGGAGCAGTGCCTGCCGACCGAGGGCGGCACGCTCGTCGAATGCCTTCTCGCCGACGGCGCGAACTCGATCCGGAAGTGGGACGCGAATCAAGAGCAGGCGGAGGCCGCCACCGATACGAGCTACGTCGCCCTTCGCGGATTCGAGTGGACCTCGGACGTCTTCGACCACATCAACGTCTACTTCTCGGCGGCATACACGAACGCGAAGATCGACGGCGGCTACCTCACGATGGACACCTTCTGGAAGTGGTTGCTTACCAACAAGGACGCGATCGCGACGTTCAACCACCCCGGCGACAAAGGCGACAGCACCTGGAACGACTTCGCGTACGTCCCCGACGCCGACTTCCGGATGGCCGGCATCGAGGTGTTCAACGGCGGCAAGACGAAGGACTACTTCGAGAGCGGGCACATAGCGCGGGCGCTCGACAACGGCTGGCACCTCGGACTGGTCGGCGCGCAAGACACGCACACCGACGACTGGGGAGATCCGAGTTCCTACGCACGAACCGGATTCCTGCTTCCCGCCCTGAGCGCGGTCGCGGTTCGAGACGCGATGCTCGCGCGACGCTTCTATGCGACGACCGACGCGGATCTGGAGTTGAGCTTCACGGCGGACGGCGAACCGATGGGCGCGCGGCTCAACCGTCCGGTCGGCCAGAACGTCACGCTGACGGTCGGTGCGGCCGATCCCGATGGCGAGCCGGTCTCGAAGGTGGAACTCTTCACCAGCGGCGGCGCGCTCGCCGGGAGCGCGAGCGGCGCTCCCGCGACGTTCACCGTGACGTCGGGATGGGGCGAGGCGTGGTACCTGGCGCGGGTGACGCAAGCCGACGGAGAGGAGGCGTACTCGTCTCCGATATGGATCGGCGCGAACTCGCACGCCGGCGGTGAATGGCTGGCCGGCGATCTCCACGTCCACACCCAGAACGGGCACGACACGTGCGCGACCCCGACCACCAAGGTCGGCGGCGCGTCCTGCGACGAACCGTGGACCTGGAGCTTCAGCCCTGCCGAACGGATCGCACTCGCGAAGGAGCGCGGGCTCGATTACCTGGCGATCACGGACCACAACAACATCCTCAGCCAGTCGGATCCGGCGTGGGCGGCGGAGGAGGCTCTCGATGAGCTGATCCTGGTTCCCGCGTACGAGAACTCGCTGCCCGGACATGCGCAGATGCTCGGCGCGGAGAAGTGCTATCCCGGCCCGACGACCGACGACGAAGGGATCCAGGTCTGCACGCGGGACTCGTCCTTCGCCGGCGTGATCGCGGCACGGGACGCTCTCCGCGCAGACGGCGGCGCCTTCCAGATCAACCATCCCGGCGACCGGGACTGGTTCGAGGAGTTCGGGCACCAGATCCTCCCAGACGCCGTCGAGGTCTGGAACATCGGCGTCTGGGCGTGGCAGCCGCCGGCCCCGTCGGCGAACGACAACGACTTCTCGCTGGAGTTCTACGACGGGTTCCTCGACGCCGGTTACCGGGTCGCGGCGACGGGCGGAAGCGACTCGCATTGGAGGCTGACCTCTCCGGTCCAAGGCGTCGGGCAGCCCTCCACCTGGATCTTCTCGAGCGGTCGCACCTGGCAGGACCTCACCGCGGGGATCCGAGCCGGGCACACGTTCGTCTCCTGGCAGCCGCCCGCCTACCTCGGCCCGCGGCTGTACCTGGAGGCCGACGCCGACGGAAACGGCACCTTCGAGTCGATAGCCGGCGACCTCGTCCCGGCTGGCTCGCCGATGCGCGTGCGTGCGGACGGCGCACTACCCGGAAGCTTCGTCAGGCTGGTCACGACCGGAGGCGCCAGAGAAGAAAGCCTCCTCGGTGCCGAGGGCATCTTGGAGTTCACGACGTCGTCCCCCTGGGTGCGGGCAGAGCTCGTGCTCCCGGATGCCGAAGCGCAGCGCGAGTCGCTCTGCGACCCGCTCGTCGGAGAGCAGACGACGCTGTGTCGCAACCGTCTCGTTATCCTTGCCCTGACCTCGCCGATCTACCAAGCCCCGTAA
- a CDS encoding sulfatase-like hydrolase/transferase yields MTTVDASGERRRLPRPGGLDIALSILVAFNFAVAQPILDLTGRFPQFFLARRSPRVDLFLLAFGLAILVPAVVASFVWVAGLIHERLGTALHILVVGGLAGTLAIQILERVPALRNLGAPVFVVAGALLGAGTVLLYYRSRGARSFVRLAAISALLLPALFLFSSPTSRLVLRQSAAISGSKLIANPVPVVMLVVDEFPIASLMDERGGIDASMFPGFAELAAGSTWFRNATAVHDFTEIAVPAILTGSYGDKNKLPITKDYPNNIFTLLGGAYNVRAFEAFTQLCPASICTESSKPTAAFLPRWRTMLSDLRIVYEHIIAPPSLAASLPSIDQTWSDFGGGGGKPASGTATANSKVTLAEDPFGDFRRFTSSIERTTDPTFWFAHIELPHAPWRYLPSGQEYPQRSPIPGRTLQVWGHDEWLLAQAYQRHLLQAAAVDRQVGALIDRLREKGIWDRALVVVTADHGISFRAGSDLRVIAKETVGEIAAVPMFVKLPGQQKGTIDDRPVQTFDVVPTIADVLDVEGMYATDGISMFAKEPSPAERAMLATRGFRVTVRADGAEKYAVVERKLDLFGRAGGLERLYAITPGSFHELLGRSVSGVTAGTAGRVAIDSAGSYQRFDPSADVIRALMTGSLSGVSQAPRVLAIAVQGRVVAVTRTYLRSGRVRFNAMVAPESFRRGANKVEVFLVEGGLGARELRLIPQGV; encoded by the coding sequence ATGACGACCGTCGACGCTTCGGGGGAGCGCCGCCGCCTGCCGCGGCCCGGCGGCTTGGATATCGCGCTGTCGATCCTGGTCGCGTTCAACTTCGCCGTCGCGCAACCCATCCTCGACCTAACCGGCCGCTTCCCGCAGTTCTTCCTCGCACGGCGTTCGCCTCGCGTGGATCTGTTCTTGCTCGCATTCGGACTGGCGATCTTGGTGCCGGCGGTCGTTGCAAGTTTCGTGTGGGTCGCGGGGCTGATCCATGAGCGGCTCGGAACCGCGCTCCACATCCTCGTCGTCGGCGGGCTTGCCGGGACCCTTGCGATCCAGATCCTCGAACGGGTGCCCGCGCTCCGAAACCTTGGTGCGCCGGTATTCGTCGTTGCGGGCGCCCTCTTAGGGGCGGGTACGGTCCTCCTCTACTACCGCTCTCGAGGCGCACGTTCTTTCGTCCGCCTCGCCGCGATCTCGGCGTTACTGCTCCCGGCGTTGTTCCTGTTCTCGTCGCCGACGTCCAGGCTCGTGTTGCGTCAGTCGGCCGCGATCAGCGGCTCCAAGCTGATCGCCAATCCCGTCCCCGTGGTGATGCTGGTCGTCGACGAGTTCCCGATCGCGTCCCTCATGGACGAGCGTGGTGGCATCGACGCATCGATGTTCCCCGGCTTCGCCGAGCTCGCCGCGGGCTCGACGTGGTTCCGGAACGCCACTGCGGTTCACGATTTCACTGAGATCGCGGTCCCGGCGATCCTCACGGGGAGCTACGGGGACAAGAACAAGCTCCCGATCACGAAGGATTACCCGAACAACATCTTCACGTTGCTCGGTGGCGCCTACAACGTTCGAGCCTTCGAGGCATTCACTCAGCTGTGCCCCGCCTCGATCTGCACGGAGTCGTCGAAACCGACCGCGGCTTTCTTGCCGCGCTGGCGCACGATGCTCTCGGACCTTCGGATCGTGTACGAGCACATCATCGCGCCGCCGAGCCTCGCGGCGAGCCTCCCTTCCATCGACCAGACATGGTCCGACTTCGGCGGGGGAGGCGGGAAGCCGGCGTCCGGCACGGCCACGGCAAACTCGAAGGTGACGCTGGCAGAGGATCCGTTCGGGGACTTCCGGCGTTTCACATCTTCGATCGAGCGCACGACCGATCCGACGTTCTGGTTCGCGCACATCGAACTGCCTCACGCGCCGTGGCGCTACCTCCCATCCGGGCAGGAGTATCCACAGCGCTCCCCGATCCCCGGCCGGACCCTTCAAGTCTGGGGGCACGATGAGTGGCTCCTCGCGCAGGCGTATCAAAGGCATCTGCTGCAAGCAGCCGCGGTCGACCGGCAGGTCGGGGCGCTGATCGACCGGCTGCGGGAGAAGGGGATCTGGGATCGTGCGCTCGTCGTGGTCACCGCCGATCACGGCATCTCGTTCCGAGCCGGCAGCGACCTCCGGGTGATCGCGAAGGAGACGGTCGGCGAGATCGCCGCCGTGCCCATGTTCGTGAAGCTGCCGGGCCAACAGAAGGGCACGATCGACGACCGCCCGGTCCAGACGTTCGACGTCGTGCCCACGATCGCCGACGTCCTCGATGTCGAGGGTATGTACGCGACCGACGGGATCTCGATGTTCGCGAAGGAGCCGTCGCCGGCGGAGCGGGCGATGCTCGCGACGCGGGGATTCCGGGTGACGGTGAGGGCCGACGGAGCCGAGAAGTACGCCGTGGTGGAGCGGAAGCTGGATCTGTTCGGGCGGGCGGGCGGGCTAGAGCGGCTATACGCGATCACGCCCGGCTCATTTCACGAGCTCCTCGGTCGGAGCGTTTCAGGCGTCACGGCCGGCACGGCGGGTCGGGTGGCGATCGATTCCGCCGGCTCGTACCAGCGGTTCGACCCATCCGCCGATGTCATCCGCGCCCTGATGACCGGGAGCCTCTCGGGCGTATCGCAGGCGCCACGGGTCCTCGCGATCGCGGTGCAAGGCCGCGTGGTCGCCGTCACCCGGACGTACCTCCGGAGCGGTCGGGTCCGCTTCAACGCGATGGTGGCGCCGGAGTCCTTCCGGCGAGGGGCGAACAAGGTGGAGGTCTTCCTGGTCGAAGGCGGCCTCGGAGCCCGCGAATTGCGGCTGATCCCGCAGGGCGTCTGA
- a CDS encoding prolipoprotein diacylglyceryl transferase family protein: MLSVIQWHAYPSLDLGPLDISPHGIGIAVGYALGGTLMARRAEKWGISRDDVWNMLMRAVVGVIIGARLFYVVGHFGDYWPNVVDILKVWEGGVVFFGGVFGGIVA, from the coding sequence ATGCTTTCGGTCATCCAGTGGCACGCGTATCCGAGCCTGGACCTCGGGCCGCTCGACATCTCCCCGCACGGGATCGGCATCGCGGTCGGCTACGCGCTCGGCGGCACCCTGATGGCGCGACGCGCCGAGAAGTGGGGCATCTCCCGCGACGACGTTTGGAACATGCTGATGCGAGCCGTCGTCGGCGTCATCATCGGCGCGCGCCTCTTCTACGTCGTCGGCCACTTCGGCGACTACTGGCCGAACGTCGTCGACATCCTGAAGGTCTGGGAAGGCGGCGTCGTCTTCTTCGGCGGCGTGTTCGGCGGGATCGTCGCCG